CAACTTGCACTGTGGTCTCATGCTTTTAGACATGCGATTTACAATGCAACTTCAGAAGGACAACATGCAGCAGAATATGCAGCATCAGGCTGGGTCAGGGGTTTAGTTAATAAACGCAGTTAGCATTTCTATAAAAAGCATTAGACATACAATAGACGTCTTAAAAACCAAGTTTATTTCCACCAAATTTGTCCAAGACACTGGAGGAATGAGATTCCAGTGAGTGAGGAAGAATCCTCTTACAGTTACAGGTGTATGCTTTGAGGTATGCTTTTAACACTATTAAAGTCACTTTTTTAAACTAACCAATAAGACGGGAAGAAATCTCGAAATCAAAATTGAAATGAAGCAGAggggaaacaaaagaaaaatggtCACTTAAGGAACTCAAATGCCTGCAAATTACACACAAGCTTACACTCTAAATCTTCCCTTTTCAGCTCACCTCACTTCTGAGCCATGCAACTTTGCAACACTGAGCACAAGAGGAAACATATAGAAACaccaaaaaattaaacaaaatcattTATTATGAAAAAGGTTTGAGAGCTCTGAGGCTAGGTGTGGTAAATACAGCCAAGATGTAAAATACAACCATACAATACATTAGATTCAAAAGGTACCAAAAagtacagtaaaaaaataacactTCCGTCTTTGGAAatgtaaaaatggacaaaacgAAAAAGGTATAAAATAAAACGTGAAAAGTGACATTTGCTTCCCCCAGTTCCTTATTATGTTGTCTGTACAAAATGAAGCAGAAGGCCAGATTCTGCAAACATCCAAAAAGTAAAAGACTGAACCCCTGTGTTCACCGGGACCAGTTCACTGGTTTTGAAGTCTTACACCCTTTGAAAGAGAAACAATGTTTATTAGAGTCATGCAGAAACAGAAGTACTTTGTTCCAACAGAAAGACTATAGAATGTGGGCCTAACATTGGCATAAAAATGTGACACCAATCAATATTCCCATCCCTGACCATTTGTGTCCTCAGcactaaaatgaatgaaaataaccCAGGTCAAACTCAGTCCCATTTTAAGTTATGACACCTATAAAAACTACAAAGCATACCTGCACTACACATGATCAGTATGGTTTGTAGCCCTGGTGCCCACCACGTCTTGGAGTTTTCCCATAGCTTGTGTTGCCCTGGTCTAAAACGGGGTTGAAAAGAAAAGCATAGAAGTTAAATAAGCCCTGCTTTCCCGAAGCCTAAAAACTACTTAGTTTGGAAAGGAGCGCTTACTGTAGTCATAGCCACCGCCATAGCCGTAATAGCCTGCTGAATAATCATAGTTTCCATAGCCTCCATATCCTCCATAGCCTTGTTGCCCACCATAGCCATAGCCTTGGTTTCCATAACCCTGATTCCAGTAGTTGTTGTGGCCCTGGTTCCAGTTTTGTCCTTGGCCTGTAGGTGTCAGAAATTGTACTTAGGTTACATGTGTATCACAGAGGCTTCAAACtgaaaatttttaaaatatcaacaATACATACAGTTTCACAGCCTTAACCTCATACTGACATCACATTGTACAGAATTTCTCATATATTCTTTAACAGAATTTCATGCAATGCTCAGATTTAACCAGATTGTGTGCTTCTAATCACTTACCGCCACGTCCCCTGCCTCTGCCTCCATAGCGACCACCATACTGCTGCTGTTGGTACACCTCCTTGGGCTGGGCAATTTTTATCTCACActgaaaacagacatgaaagATCCTTTAAGTTCTGTCCTCAAAATAATATAACTTTGCAAACATTAGCAGTtcccaaaatacattttttgggaTACAGACTTTATGTTTAATGCCTTTATAGTGAggtcaattttttttctttaaactcGTATACAGGTGAATGCGTTTCTCATTAAATGCCTTTTAAGAAAGCTAGAAAGAGATGCGTTAATACTTACAAGTCCTTCTTTCCCATTGGAGTCCTTAGTTCCGCTGACATTGTGATATTTCTTCTCAAGGATCTTTTTGACTGTCTCTTCCTCCTTAAAGCTGATGAAGACAAATCCTCTCCTTTTATTTGTCTTTGGATCCATTGGAAGCTCAATGGTCTCAATCTGTTATAAATAGgggtgtaaatataaatatatatatatataccccaagtcaaatacttaaaaaaaaaaataaaaaattataagtCACAACAAAATAAGCAAGCTGGCTGGATCTAGAGAACTTACTTCTCCAAAGGCACCAAAATACTCTCTGATCTTCTCTTCTGTAGTTTCGGGGTTCAGGCCACCAACAAAGATTTTCTTCACAGGCTCCTTCTTCATCGCCATAGCCTTCTTTGGGTCAATCTGTCGTCCATCAAGCCTGTGCTCCTTCTGTGCCAGTACCTACAAAAGAAATGACAAAGTTTAGCAACACAGCTTTGGTACCAGCCAGAGTTAAGAGAAGAGAGCATTAACAGTCAGCCAAAAACTTACTTTCTCTACACTTGCTGAATCTTTGAACAGAATGAAACCAAATCCTCTTGAGCGTCCAGTGTTTGGGTCCATTTTAATGGTGCAGTCTGTCACCTCACCAAATTTAGAGAAGTAATCTTTGAGATCCTTTTTACTAGTATCCCAGCTGAGGCCCCCAACAAACATTTTCCTAGAGAAATAAAGTATGCGTACTTCaaaataagaaaacaataaaaagggGGCGTGGTAGACTTTTAGCATGAGTTACTTACCCAGGAAACATTTAGTAACCCCATAAGACAAGAAAATGCATATGAACtagttcatttaaatttaaacaatGGTCACTATTAAGCTCATGATTTATGACATTCTTTAGAATATCACAAAAGACATGCAAATGGGATGCTATATGCCTAAAGATGCACCAGAGACTTAACCTTTTATTGAATTATTTCAATATGAATACAGTAAAGGAGATTACTACTGAAACCTACTGCtcattgtttaaaaatgcaCGTAGTTGTAAAAATGTAGATTAACCCTACTTCAACACATGGTTATGAATGAAACATACTTTTAAAGCTACTATATTCTGTTTGAATGCTGCCATTAGTACAAATTAAATGGGCATGTTTAATGGCTGATTATGAATATTCTACATTTTTCCCCCAAGTTATGACCTcttgcaaaaaagaaaaaaacaataagtgTCAGATCTCAGCTTGTTGAGGGTTTAATATGagaaatttgtttaaatatacaaAGAATAATAATTTTGTATGCATTGTCTTGACTTATTGCAAACATATAACGTTACATGTACAATGTTAGAATAACAGTGTACCATTGTTACCAATGTTACCAGTTACCCCCCACCACTAATCCTGTATGTGGAGATTTTGTAGCTTGTAGGCCTCGTTTTAAAGCGCCCATCCCCCCCTTCGCCGGCACATGGCGCCAACAAAGACAGGACAAAGGCCCCATCGGCCGCTTCACATAGGGcttgtgtgtgatttttaaaaCGTACCCGGCGTCTTCTTCTCCTTTACTCGCTTCTATTTGTCCGCCCTCGTTGGCACCATTTTGATCCTCGGCCGCGTCTTTGTCCGCTTCGAAGCTCTCCATTCCGCCGTTAAAGTCTCCTTCGTGCCCATTTTCCGACGTCTCCATAAACTGCTGCTCGGCTTCAGACATCGTAGCTCTGTAAAAATTAATGAAAAGATTGAGATCATAACGAAAACTCGTCAGAACGTCTTCACTTCAACGACGGGAAACGCAATATCGGTTCTGGCGTTATGTAAGGAAATGGCTGCCTCCATTTTCGTGTTGCTTCAGatggaattttccgttccaccttaaaaagtgcATCGTGAAtgcttatttaaggtggacttgaAAAAtcgaataaaaataaaactggcAAATGGGAATACCACTGCAGCTACACCACAAAGCAAAATAATGGACGTTTTCTGTAACAAGATCGCGCATTATTTCTAGGTTAAACGATTTTTAACGGTTCTAAGGCTTCTATATCTGCTCTAAGGGCTAACGCTAGCCGCATCTGCCGCTGGCTCGTACATACGACCAAAACCTCGGATACCGCAGCAGTTTAGCATCCTTGAGAGCGTGATACAGAAAACACGGTTTCCATGGATTCTGTAAAACTCAAACAATCatcattgtgtttaaaaaatatatgtacattACCTTAAAAGCGTAAATTCCGTCCGAAAACGTACGACTCGTTTAAATGAGCGTCTCCGTAAGAAGCGCCGCCTCTGGATGGTTTTATATTACTGACCTCAGGTGGAAATCTGTGATTGGTCGGCACAAGCTGCTCTTCATGGTAACCGCCAATTAGAAACGCTAAAACACGTACTCTTACGTCACTAAGTAACGCCCACTAAAACCGCGCTACTTCTGAATCTATGAGCAGCAGTTTTCGTATTTTCTATAGCTTTAAAGAGGATTTACACCATGATGCCAttggtatttaattaaaaatatattggaatatattgctATAATATACAAGTCCTGTTTAAAATTTGAACTAATTTTCCAaattgtgaaaataaaatattaatcagCCTCTGCAGCACCATCTCTGGTTCAACTCTGCTCTATTTGCGGATGACGTCCCAAAATACCATGATACGTCATGATATGATTACATTCTGCAAATCAATCAGCCAACATAATCTCCCACCCGTGCCATGCTTTTAAATATCAGAAACGAGTCTAAAGCCAGGGAGTATTTCAGCACTCGTTTGGATTGTTTGGTCTACATATCGTCCCTGTAGTTTTTGAGCATTAAACTAGGGGTGGCATTAGTGAAACCAGCAGGGAGtagtttctttttaaataaaatgtatttggtCAATAATAATTATGTTTAAATTAGGCGAAAAATATTtctcactttttaaaatgttcttctgtCTGGTTTAGGAAGGCAACACACGGCAAAGAACTCTTTTGTGCCTGGACATTGCTGCATGTTTCCAGTGTTGTGTCTTAGTAGATACAGTATATTTATGGTGCATAAGgcaatttcatttaattttctatctttacaaataaatattataatacagaaaggttttaaaattagatgtatattatataatattttactttgtaAAGACATCCAAAGTGTATTATATGCCAATAAATTAGACCAGCTAACTCTGTTGTTGTGGTTCGCCTGTTTGGACATGGGTGGTGCAACTATCTGGGTGAACTatgaaaacacatacacattctgGTGAATATATGTACAGTGCAGCTTTAAAACGGTGCAGTTATATTGTTCAGTGCTGTAAGAGTGTAAATATGGGACTACTAAAGGATTATCTTATCTAACCATACCTTAACTTATCTTAAATGCAACAcagattaaacaaaataatgaaaGCCATAAATTAAATAACAGGCAAATGATTTAGCcataaaagtttatttttttaatagacTGGAGAAAAAAGATTGCTCAAAGAAAACTCAGTCAGTTTTTGTAAATCCATTCTCATACTATATCTTCATCTACAGTTCCAGCAGTTAATTTAGGTTTATTTGGGTTATTTTTCATCAACCATTCAGCCAACCATATCTAGGAAAAAATGCACAGATATCTTAAagtttatgtgaaaataaacatcAATAATCATCGTTTGAGAATCAACATAGTCATACTTACAAAGGGATCAGCTGGTTTTGATTTGCAGAGTTCAGTAAGGCCGATGAGCAGTGTTGGATTGATATATCTATTCAAATAATCGTTGGCTGCCTCACCCATTGGAACAGGTTCAATCAGAGCTGTAACAAAAAAGATGCATGTACTTGAACAAGTATTGAATACACAACTGACTTAATCAACACAGACCTTCCTCACTTACAGTTGGGAAACATGAATTTGAGCTCCCGTTCAGCTGCTGAGAAAGTTTCACTGCCATGCACCGcattcctcaggtcagaagtCCCATATTTTGCTCTTATGCTGGAGGAAAATAAAGTTTGCTTTATACAGTTGCCATATTAAGTAATTTGGCATAGGAATTGCATCATATTTTTCTTGGACCAAAAGAGAATGAAtgtatagaaaaaaacaaactccTCTTTCTTAGAGTTCAGTATAGAGGTGTTGAATTGCTGTTACCAAAATCAGCAGTCCTGGTGTAAAGATGATTAAAATAGAGGCACatgttaaaaaagaaatttccCTAAATCCGTGTTGGAGAAGAAGGCATTTTTATGGGAATGATGTTGCTGAGGGGGAAAAGGGTCCTAGATTAGAACAATGATGGTTGGTCATTGGTGGCTACCGCTTGAGTTGGGCCTCCTATTCTATGTGTAGTTTTTCAGTTGTCCAGAGAGGTGATTTGCAATGAATGATAAAAAAAGAGAcgtaaatcaaataaataatttctattACACAGAAAAAATGTGATTTAGCCACAAGTGAAAAATCTTTCAGTTACCTGTCAGGA
This region of Hoplias malabaricus isolate fHopMal1 chromosome 17, fHopMal1.hap1, whole genome shotgun sequence genomic DNA includes:
- the hnrnpaba gene encoding heterogeneous nuclear ribonucleoprotein A/Ba; translation: MSEAEQQFMETSENGHEGDFNGGMESFEADKDAAEDQNGANEGGQIEASKGEEDAGKMFVGGLSWDTSKKDLKDYFSKFGEVTDCTIKMDPNTGRSRGFGFILFKDSASVEKVLAQKEHRLDGRQIDPKKAMAMKKEPVKKIFVGGLNPETTEEKIREYFGAFGEIETIELPMDPKTNKRRGFVFISFKEEETVKKILEKKYHNVSGTKDSNGKEGLCEIKIAQPKEVYQQQQYGGRYGGRGRGRGGQGQNWNQGHNNYWNQGYGNQGYGYGGQQGYGGYGGYGNYDYSAGYYGYGGGYDYNQGNTSYGKTPRRGGHQGYKPY